The following proteins are encoded in a genomic region of Drosophila willistoni isolate 14030-0811.24 chromosome 3R, UCI_dwil_1.1, whole genome shotgun sequence:
- the LOC6647960 gene encoding ABC transporter G family member 20 isoform X2, producing the protein MAPKKESTLSHHQQQQQQQQQPVLDFERIKRHFSWSDPSAIISTDSVMTATNNDGGTHDANAMATWGAPAAGPRNTQAAVSVRHAFKAYGKKKNANQVLNNLNMTVPKGTIYGLLGASGCGKTTLLSCIVGRRYLDSGEIFVLGGKPGTRGSGVPGKRVGYMPQEIALYGEFSIQETMMYFGWIFGMETKEILERLQFLLNFLDLPSEKRLVKNLSGGQQRRVSFAVALMHDPELLILDEPTVGVDPLLRQSIWNHLVHITKAGQKTVIITTHYIEEARQAHTIGLMRSGHLLAEESPSVLLTMYKCISLEEVFLKLSRIQSQKGDVTHVNFSKMDKPSSSQEGGVVGLNFHQSKEVLINDSNGSIYTLNQEPYNPPPSKRNNNPNDEESCQDCYASLCKVTSKGKIRALLTKNMLRMWRNVGVMLFIFALPVMQVILFCLAIGRDPQGLNLAIVNGEMNDTETCFWEDGCHFANLGCRYLNHLNTTVVKTYYENIEDAKAAVRNGDAWGALYITENFTDAFTARAALGRDSDDETLEQSEVKVWLDMSNQQIGVMLNRDIQLAYRDFAMGLLGQCGNNPKLGDVPIQFRDPIYGTMNPSFTDFVAPGVILTIVFFLAVALTSSALIIERTEGLLDRSWVAGVSPGEILFSHVVTQFVVMCGQTALVLIFMLVVFGVTNNGDLFWVIVLTLLQGMCGMCFGFLISSVCELERNAIQLALGSFYPTLLLSGVIWPIEGMPVVLRYISLCLPLTLATSSLRSILTRGWAIYESDVYIGYLSTLSWILGFLILTLLVLRAKRG; encoded by the exons CATATCTACAGATTCCGTTATGACGGCCACAAACAACGATGGTGGCACACACGATGCGAATGCAATGGCCACTTGGGGCGCCCCAGCAGCCGGACCACGTAACACACAGGCAGCTGTCTCAGTGCGACATGCGTTCAAAGCCTATGGCAAAAAGAAGAATGCCAATCAGGTGTTAAACAATCTCAATATGACAGTGCCCAAGGGAACAAT TTATGGTCTTTTGGGTGCCTCCGGTTGTGGTAAGACTACACTTCTCTCCTGCATCGTGGGACGTCGGTATTTGGATTCAGGCGAAATTTTTGTGCTCGGTGGCAAACCCGGTACTCGAGGATCTGGTGTGCCTGGCAAACGTGTGGGCTATATGCCGCAGGAGATTGCCCTCTATGGCGAGTTCTCTATTCAAGAGACCATGATGTATTTTGGCTGGATATTTGGCATGGAAACCAAAGAGATATTGGAACGTTTGcaatttttgcttaatttcCTGGACTTGCCGTCCGAGAAGCGTTTGGTTAAGAATCTCAGCGGTGGTCAGCAACGTCGTGTAAGTTTCGCCGTTGCCCTGATGCATGATCCCGAGCTACTTATTCTTGATGAGCCAACTGTGGGTGTGGATCCTCTATTGCGTCAAAGCATCTGGAATCATTTGGTTCACATTACCAAGGCCGGACAGAAGACAGTGATCATAACTACACATTATATTGAAGAAGCGCGACAAGCTCATACG ATTGGTCTGATGCGCTCAGGACACTTGCTGGCCGAGGAGTCGCCCAGCGTTTTGTTAACCATGTACAAGTGCATTAGTCTCGAGGAGGTGTTCCTCAAGCTCTCACGCATTCAGAGCCAAAAGGGTGATGTCACGCATGTGAACTTCAG TAAAATGGACAAGCCAAGTTCCAGCCAGGAAGGCGGTGTCGTTGGCCTTAACTTCCACCAGAGCAAGGAGGTGTTGATCAACGATAGCAATGGATCAATTTACACG TTAAATCAAGAACCGTATAATCCACCGCCATCAAAACGGAATAACAATCCCAATGATGAAGAGAGTTGCCAAGATTGCTATGCCAGTCTCTGCAAAGTCACGTCCAAAGGAAAGATTCGTGCCCTATTGACCAAGAATATGTTGCGGATGTGGCGCAATGTTGGCGTGATGTTATTTATCTTTGCCTTGCCCGTGATGCAGGTGATACTCTTCTGTTTGGCCATAGGACGTGATCCGCAAGGCCTCAATCTGGCTATAGTCAATGGAGAAATGAACGATACG GAAACTTGCTTTTGGGAGGATGGTTGCCACTTTGCCAATTTGGGTTGTCGCTATCTCAATCATCTCAATACAACGGTGGTGAAAACGTATTATGAGAACATAGAGGATGCCAAGGCGGCAGTAAGGAACGGCGATGCATGGGGAGCTCTATATATAACAGAGAATTTCACCGATGCCTTTACGGCACGTGCTGCCCTAGGTCGCGACTCTGATGACGAGACATTGGAACAGTCTGAGGTCAAGGTCTGGCTGGATATGTCAAACCAACAGATTGGCGTCATGTTGAACCGCGACATACAATTGGCTtatcgtgactttgccatggGTCTGCTTGGTCAGTGTGGCAATAATCCCAAATTGGGCGATGTGCCTATTCAGTTCAGAGATCCCATATACGGCACCATGAATCCTTCTTTCACTGATTTCGTAGCACCTGGCGTGATCTTGAC CATTGTGTTCTTCTTGGCTGTTGCTTTGACGTCATCGGCACTTATCATTGAACGTACCGAG GGTCTATTGGATCGTTCTTGGGTTGCAGGCGTCTCGCCGGGCGAAATTCTCTTCTCCCATGTCGTTACCCAGTTTGTGGTCATGTGTGGCCAGACCGCTTTGGTGCTCATCTTCATGCTGGTGGTCTTTGGAGTGACCAACAATGGCGATCTATTTTGGGTTATTGTACTGACACTGCTGCAAGGCATGTGCGGCATGTGTTTCGGTTTCCTCATCTCATCTGTCTGTGAGCTGGAACGTAATGCCATTCAACTGGCCCTGGGCTCCTTCTATCCCACACTTTTGCTGTCTGGTGTTATTTGGCCTATTGAAGGCATGCCAGTGGTGCTAAG ATACATTTCACTGTGTCTGCCCTTGACATTGGCCACCTCATCGCTGCGTTCGATATTGACACGTGGCTGGGCGATATATGAATCTGACGTATATATTGGCTATCTGAGCACGCTCTCTTGGATTTTGGGCTTCCTCATTCTGACGCTGCTTGTGTTACGCGCGAAACGCGGCTAG
- the LOC6647960 gene encoding ABC transporter G family member 20 isoform X1 gives MAPKKESTLSHHQQQQQQQQQPVLDFERIKRHFSWSDPSAIISTDSVMTATNNDGGTHDANAMATWGAPAAGPRNTQAAVSVRHAFKAYGKKKNANQVLNNLNMTVPKGTIYGLLGASGCGKTTLLSCIVGRRYLDSGEIFVLGGKPGTRGSGVPGKRVGYMPQEIALYGEFSIQETMMYFGWIFGMETKEILERLQFLLNFLDLPSEKRLVKNLSGGQQRRVSFAVALMHDPELLILDEPTVGVDPLLRQSIWNHLVHITKAGQKTVIITTHYIEEARQAHTIGLMRSGHLLAEESPSVLLTMYKCISLEEVFLKLSRIQSQKGDVTHVNFSNNISLHAMAFGSKMDKPSSSQEGGVVGLNFHQSKEVLINDSNGSIYTLNQEPYNPPPSKRNNNPNDEESCQDCYASLCKVTSKGKIRALLTKNMLRMWRNVGVMLFIFALPVMQVILFCLAIGRDPQGLNLAIVNGEMNDTETCFWEDGCHFANLGCRYLNHLNTTVVKTYYENIEDAKAAVRNGDAWGALYITENFTDAFTARAALGRDSDDETLEQSEVKVWLDMSNQQIGVMLNRDIQLAYRDFAMGLLGQCGNNPKLGDVPIQFRDPIYGTMNPSFTDFVAPGVILTIVFFLAVALTSSALIIERTEGLLDRSWVAGVSPGEILFSHVVTQFVVMCGQTALVLIFMLVVFGVTNNGDLFWVIVLTLLQGMCGMCFGFLISSVCELERNAIQLALGSFYPTLLLSGVIWPIEGMPVVLRYISLCLPLTLATSSLRSILTRGWAIYESDVYIGYLSTLSWILGFLILTLLVLRAKRG, from the exons CATATCTACAGATTCCGTTATGACGGCCACAAACAACGATGGTGGCACACACGATGCGAATGCAATGGCCACTTGGGGCGCCCCAGCAGCCGGACCACGTAACACACAGGCAGCTGTCTCAGTGCGACATGCGTTCAAAGCCTATGGCAAAAAGAAGAATGCCAATCAGGTGTTAAACAATCTCAATATGACAGTGCCCAAGGGAACAAT TTATGGTCTTTTGGGTGCCTCCGGTTGTGGTAAGACTACACTTCTCTCCTGCATCGTGGGACGTCGGTATTTGGATTCAGGCGAAATTTTTGTGCTCGGTGGCAAACCCGGTACTCGAGGATCTGGTGTGCCTGGCAAACGTGTGGGCTATATGCCGCAGGAGATTGCCCTCTATGGCGAGTTCTCTATTCAAGAGACCATGATGTATTTTGGCTGGATATTTGGCATGGAAACCAAAGAGATATTGGAACGTTTGcaatttttgcttaatttcCTGGACTTGCCGTCCGAGAAGCGTTTGGTTAAGAATCTCAGCGGTGGTCAGCAACGTCGTGTAAGTTTCGCCGTTGCCCTGATGCATGATCCCGAGCTACTTATTCTTGATGAGCCAACTGTGGGTGTGGATCCTCTATTGCGTCAAAGCATCTGGAATCATTTGGTTCACATTACCAAGGCCGGACAGAAGACAGTGATCATAACTACACATTATATTGAAGAAGCGCGACAAGCTCATACG ATTGGTCTGATGCGCTCAGGACACTTGCTGGCCGAGGAGTCGCCCAGCGTTTTGTTAACCATGTACAAGTGCATTAGTCTCGAGGAGGTGTTCCTCAAGCTCTCACGCATTCAGAGCCAAAAGGGTGATGTCACGCATGTGAACTTCAG TAACAACATCTCATTGCATGCCATGGCATTCGGCAGTAAAATGGACAAGCCAAGTTCCAGCCAGGAAGGCGGTGTCGTTGGCCTTAACTTCCACCAGAGCAAGGAGGTGTTGATCAACGATAGCAATGGATCAATTTACACG TTAAATCAAGAACCGTATAATCCACCGCCATCAAAACGGAATAACAATCCCAATGATGAAGAGAGTTGCCAAGATTGCTATGCCAGTCTCTGCAAAGTCACGTCCAAAGGAAAGATTCGTGCCCTATTGACCAAGAATATGTTGCGGATGTGGCGCAATGTTGGCGTGATGTTATTTATCTTTGCCTTGCCCGTGATGCAGGTGATACTCTTCTGTTTGGCCATAGGACGTGATCCGCAAGGCCTCAATCTGGCTATAGTCAATGGAGAAATGAACGATACG GAAACTTGCTTTTGGGAGGATGGTTGCCACTTTGCCAATTTGGGTTGTCGCTATCTCAATCATCTCAATACAACGGTGGTGAAAACGTATTATGAGAACATAGAGGATGCCAAGGCGGCAGTAAGGAACGGCGATGCATGGGGAGCTCTATATATAACAGAGAATTTCACCGATGCCTTTACGGCACGTGCTGCCCTAGGTCGCGACTCTGATGACGAGACATTGGAACAGTCTGAGGTCAAGGTCTGGCTGGATATGTCAAACCAACAGATTGGCGTCATGTTGAACCGCGACATACAATTGGCTtatcgtgactttgccatggGTCTGCTTGGTCAGTGTGGCAATAATCCCAAATTGGGCGATGTGCCTATTCAGTTCAGAGATCCCATATACGGCACCATGAATCCTTCTTTCACTGATTTCGTAGCACCTGGCGTGATCTTGAC CATTGTGTTCTTCTTGGCTGTTGCTTTGACGTCATCGGCACTTATCATTGAACGTACCGAG GGTCTATTGGATCGTTCTTGGGTTGCAGGCGTCTCGCCGGGCGAAATTCTCTTCTCCCATGTCGTTACCCAGTTTGTGGTCATGTGTGGCCAGACCGCTTTGGTGCTCATCTTCATGCTGGTGGTCTTTGGAGTGACCAACAATGGCGATCTATTTTGGGTTATTGTACTGACACTGCTGCAAGGCATGTGCGGCATGTGTTTCGGTTTCCTCATCTCATCTGTCTGTGAGCTGGAACGTAATGCCATTCAACTGGCCCTGGGCTCCTTCTATCCCACACTTTTGCTGTCTGGTGTTATTTGGCCTATTGAAGGCATGCCAGTGGTGCTAAG ATACATTTCACTGTGTCTGCCCTTGACATTGGCCACCTCATCGCTGCGTTCGATATTGACACGTGGCTGGGCGATATATGAATCTGACGTATATATTGGCTATCTGAGCACGCTCTCTTGGATTTTGGGCTTCCTCATTCTGACGCTGCTTGTGTTACGCGCGAAACGCGGCTAG
- the LOC6647960 gene encoding ABC transporter G family member 20 isoform X3: MLISTISTDSVMTATNNDGGTHDANAMATWGAPAAGPRNTQAAVSVRHAFKAYGKKKNANQVLNNLNMTVPKGTIYGLLGASGCGKTTLLSCIVGRRYLDSGEIFVLGGKPGTRGSGVPGKRVGYMPQEIALYGEFSIQETMMYFGWIFGMETKEILERLQFLLNFLDLPSEKRLVKNLSGGQQRRVSFAVALMHDPELLILDEPTVGVDPLLRQSIWNHLVHITKAGQKTVIITTHYIEEARQAHTIGLMRSGHLLAEESPSVLLTMYKCISLEEVFLKLSRIQSQKGDVTHVNFSNNISLHAMAFGSKMDKPSSSQEGGVVGLNFHQSKEVLINDSNGSIYTLNQEPYNPPPSKRNNNPNDEESCQDCYASLCKVTSKGKIRALLTKNMLRMWRNVGVMLFIFALPVMQVILFCLAIGRDPQGLNLAIVNGEMNDTETCFWEDGCHFANLGCRYLNHLNTTVVKTYYENIEDAKAAVRNGDAWGALYITENFTDAFTARAALGRDSDDETLEQSEVKVWLDMSNQQIGVMLNRDIQLAYRDFAMGLLGQCGNNPKLGDVPIQFRDPIYGTMNPSFTDFVAPGVILTIVFFLAVALTSSALIIERTEGLLDRSWVAGVSPGEILFSHVVTQFVVMCGQTALVLIFMLVVFGVTNNGDLFWVIVLTLLQGMCGMCFGFLISSVCELERNAIQLALGSFYPTLLLSGVIWPIEGMPVVLRYISLCLPLTLATSSLRSILTRGWAIYESDVYIGYLSTLSWILGFLILTLLVLRAKRG; encoded by the exons ATGCTGATATCAAC CATATCTACAGATTCCGTTATGACGGCCACAAACAACGATGGTGGCACACACGATGCGAATGCAATGGCCACTTGGGGCGCCCCAGCAGCCGGACCACGTAACACACAGGCAGCTGTCTCAGTGCGACATGCGTTCAAAGCCTATGGCAAAAAGAAGAATGCCAATCAGGTGTTAAACAATCTCAATATGACAGTGCCCAAGGGAACAAT TTATGGTCTTTTGGGTGCCTCCGGTTGTGGTAAGACTACACTTCTCTCCTGCATCGTGGGACGTCGGTATTTGGATTCAGGCGAAATTTTTGTGCTCGGTGGCAAACCCGGTACTCGAGGATCTGGTGTGCCTGGCAAACGTGTGGGCTATATGCCGCAGGAGATTGCCCTCTATGGCGAGTTCTCTATTCAAGAGACCATGATGTATTTTGGCTGGATATTTGGCATGGAAACCAAAGAGATATTGGAACGTTTGcaatttttgcttaatttcCTGGACTTGCCGTCCGAGAAGCGTTTGGTTAAGAATCTCAGCGGTGGTCAGCAACGTCGTGTAAGTTTCGCCGTTGCCCTGATGCATGATCCCGAGCTACTTATTCTTGATGAGCCAACTGTGGGTGTGGATCCTCTATTGCGTCAAAGCATCTGGAATCATTTGGTTCACATTACCAAGGCCGGACAGAAGACAGTGATCATAACTACACATTATATTGAAGAAGCGCGACAAGCTCATACG ATTGGTCTGATGCGCTCAGGACACTTGCTGGCCGAGGAGTCGCCCAGCGTTTTGTTAACCATGTACAAGTGCATTAGTCTCGAGGAGGTGTTCCTCAAGCTCTCACGCATTCAGAGCCAAAAGGGTGATGTCACGCATGTGAACTTCAG TAACAACATCTCATTGCATGCCATGGCATTCGGCAGTAAAATGGACAAGCCAAGTTCCAGCCAGGAAGGCGGTGTCGTTGGCCTTAACTTCCACCAGAGCAAGGAGGTGTTGATCAACGATAGCAATGGATCAATTTACACG TTAAATCAAGAACCGTATAATCCACCGCCATCAAAACGGAATAACAATCCCAATGATGAAGAGAGTTGCCAAGATTGCTATGCCAGTCTCTGCAAAGTCACGTCCAAAGGAAAGATTCGTGCCCTATTGACCAAGAATATGTTGCGGATGTGGCGCAATGTTGGCGTGATGTTATTTATCTTTGCCTTGCCCGTGATGCAGGTGATACTCTTCTGTTTGGCCATAGGACGTGATCCGCAAGGCCTCAATCTGGCTATAGTCAATGGAGAAATGAACGATACG GAAACTTGCTTTTGGGAGGATGGTTGCCACTTTGCCAATTTGGGTTGTCGCTATCTCAATCATCTCAATACAACGGTGGTGAAAACGTATTATGAGAACATAGAGGATGCCAAGGCGGCAGTAAGGAACGGCGATGCATGGGGAGCTCTATATATAACAGAGAATTTCACCGATGCCTTTACGGCACGTGCTGCCCTAGGTCGCGACTCTGATGACGAGACATTGGAACAGTCTGAGGTCAAGGTCTGGCTGGATATGTCAAACCAACAGATTGGCGTCATGTTGAACCGCGACATACAATTGGCTtatcgtgactttgccatggGTCTGCTTGGTCAGTGTGGCAATAATCCCAAATTGGGCGATGTGCCTATTCAGTTCAGAGATCCCATATACGGCACCATGAATCCTTCTTTCACTGATTTCGTAGCACCTGGCGTGATCTTGAC CATTGTGTTCTTCTTGGCTGTTGCTTTGACGTCATCGGCACTTATCATTGAACGTACCGAG GGTCTATTGGATCGTTCTTGGGTTGCAGGCGTCTCGCCGGGCGAAATTCTCTTCTCCCATGTCGTTACCCAGTTTGTGGTCATGTGTGGCCAGACCGCTTTGGTGCTCATCTTCATGCTGGTGGTCTTTGGAGTGACCAACAATGGCGATCTATTTTGGGTTATTGTACTGACACTGCTGCAAGGCATGTGCGGCATGTGTTTCGGTTTCCTCATCTCATCTGTCTGTGAGCTGGAACGTAATGCCATTCAACTGGCCCTGGGCTCCTTCTATCCCACACTTTTGCTGTCTGGTGTTATTTGGCCTATTGAAGGCATGCCAGTGGTGCTAAG ATACATTTCACTGTGTCTGCCCTTGACATTGGCCACCTCATCGCTGCGTTCGATATTGACACGTGGCTGGGCGATATATGAATCTGACGTATATATTGGCTATCTGAGCACGCTCTCTTGGATTTTGGGCTTCCTCATTCTGACGCTGCTTGTGTTACGCGCGAAACGCGGCTAG
- the LOC6647960 gene encoding ABC transporter G family member 20 isoform X4: protein MLISTISTDSVMTATNNDGGTHDANAMATWGAPAAGPRNTQAAVSVRHAFKAYGKKKNANQVLNNLNMTVPKGTIYGLLGASGCGKTTLLSCIVGRRYLDSGEIFVLGGKPGTRGSGVPGKRVGYMPQEIALYGEFSIQETMMYFGWIFGMETKEILERLQFLLNFLDLPSEKRLVKNLSGGQQRRVSFAVALMHDPELLILDEPTVGVDPLLRQSIWNHLVHITKAGQKTVIITTHYIEEARQAHTIGLMRSGHLLAEESPSVLLTMYKCISLEEVFLKLSRIQSQKGDVTHVNFSKMDKPSSSQEGGVVGLNFHQSKEVLINDSNGSIYTLNQEPYNPPPSKRNNNPNDEESCQDCYASLCKVTSKGKIRALLTKNMLRMWRNVGVMLFIFALPVMQVILFCLAIGRDPQGLNLAIVNGEMNDTETCFWEDGCHFANLGCRYLNHLNTTVVKTYYENIEDAKAAVRNGDAWGALYITENFTDAFTARAALGRDSDDETLEQSEVKVWLDMSNQQIGVMLNRDIQLAYRDFAMGLLGQCGNNPKLGDVPIQFRDPIYGTMNPSFTDFVAPGVILTIVFFLAVALTSSALIIERTEGLLDRSWVAGVSPGEILFSHVVTQFVVMCGQTALVLIFMLVVFGVTNNGDLFWVIVLTLLQGMCGMCFGFLISSVCELERNAIQLALGSFYPTLLLSGVIWPIEGMPVVLRYISLCLPLTLATSSLRSILTRGWAIYESDVYIGYLSTLSWILGFLILTLLVLRAKRG, encoded by the exons ATGCTGATATCAAC CATATCTACAGATTCCGTTATGACGGCCACAAACAACGATGGTGGCACACACGATGCGAATGCAATGGCCACTTGGGGCGCCCCAGCAGCCGGACCACGTAACACACAGGCAGCTGTCTCAGTGCGACATGCGTTCAAAGCCTATGGCAAAAAGAAGAATGCCAATCAGGTGTTAAACAATCTCAATATGACAGTGCCCAAGGGAACAAT TTATGGTCTTTTGGGTGCCTCCGGTTGTGGTAAGACTACACTTCTCTCCTGCATCGTGGGACGTCGGTATTTGGATTCAGGCGAAATTTTTGTGCTCGGTGGCAAACCCGGTACTCGAGGATCTGGTGTGCCTGGCAAACGTGTGGGCTATATGCCGCAGGAGATTGCCCTCTATGGCGAGTTCTCTATTCAAGAGACCATGATGTATTTTGGCTGGATATTTGGCATGGAAACCAAAGAGATATTGGAACGTTTGcaatttttgcttaatttcCTGGACTTGCCGTCCGAGAAGCGTTTGGTTAAGAATCTCAGCGGTGGTCAGCAACGTCGTGTAAGTTTCGCCGTTGCCCTGATGCATGATCCCGAGCTACTTATTCTTGATGAGCCAACTGTGGGTGTGGATCCTCTATTGCGTCAAAGCATCTGGAATCATTTGGTTCACATTACCAAGGCCGGACAGAAGACAGTGATCATAACTACACATTATATTGAAGAAGCGCGACAAGCTCATACG ATTGGTCTGATGCGCTCAGGACACTTGCTGGCCGAGGAGTCGCCCAGCGTTTTGTTAACCATGTACAAGTGCATTAGTCTCGAGGAGGTGTTCCTCAAGCTCTCACGCATTCAGAGCCAAAAGGGTGATGTCACGCATGTGAACTTCAG TAAAATGGACAAGCCAAGTTCCAGCCAGGAAGGCGGTGTCGTTGGCCTTAACTTCCACCAGAGCAAGGAGGTGTTGATCAACGATAGCAATGGATCAATTTACACG TTAAATCAAGAACCGTATAATCCACCGCCATCAAAACGGAATAACAATCCCAATGATGAAGAGAGTTGCCAAGATTGCTATGCCAGTCTCTGCAAAGTCACGTCCAAAGGAAAGATTCGTGCCCTATTGACCAAGAATATGTTGCGGATGTGGCGCAATGTTGGCGTGATGTTATTTATCTTTGCCTTGCCCGTGATGCAGGTGATACTCTTCTGTTTGGCCATAGGACGTGATCCGCAAGGCCTCAATCTGGCTATAGTCAATGGAGAAATGAACGATACG GAAACTTGCTTTTGGGAGGATGGTTGCCACTTTGCCAATTTGGGTTGTCGCTATCTCAATCATCTCAATACAACGGTGGTGAAAACGTATTATGAGAACATAGAGGATGCCAAGGCGGCAGTAAGGAACGGCGATGCATGGGGAGCTCTATATATAACAGAGAATTTCACCGATGCCTTTACGGCACGTGCTGCCCTAGGTCGCGACTCTGATGACGAGACATTGGAACAGTCTGAGGTCAAGGTCTGGCTGGATATGTCAAACCAACAGATTGGCGTCATGTTGAACCGCGACATACAATTGGCTtatcgtgactttgccatggGTCTGCTTGGTCAGTGTGGCAATAATCCCAAATTGGGCGATGTGCCTATTCAGTTCAGAGATCCCATATACGGCACCATGAATCCTTCTTTCACTGATTTCGTAGCACCTGGCGTGATCTTGAC CATTGTGTTCTTCTTGGCTGTTGCTTTGACGTCATCGGCACTTATCATTGAACGTACCGAG GGTCTATTGGATCGTTCTTGGGTTGCAGGCGTCTCGCCGGGCGAAATTCTCTTCTCCCATGTCGTTACCCAGTTTGTGGTCATGTGTGGCCAGACCGCTTTGGTGCTCATCTTCATGCTGGTGGTCTTTGGAGTGACCAACAATGGCGATCTATTTTGGGTTATTGTACTGACACTGCTGCAAGGCATGTGCGGCATGTGTTTCGGTTTCCTCATCTCATCTGTCTGTGAGCTGGAACGTAATGCCATTCAACTGGCCCTGGGCTCCTTCTATCCCACACTTTTGCTGTCTGGTGTTATTTGGCCTATTGAAGGCATGCCAGTGGTGCTAAG ATACATTTCACTGTGTCTGCCCTTGACATTGGCCACCTCATCGCTGCGTTCGATATTGACACGTGGCTGGGCGATATATGAATCTGACGTATATATTGGCTATCTGAGCACGCTCTCTTGGATTTTGGGCTTCCTCATTCTGACGCTGCTTGTGTTACGCGCGAAACGCGGCTAG